The Spirosoma sp. SC4-14 DNA window AGCGCCATTGGTCAGTTGCCGATCCTGGCCCGTTTGCAAATCCCGCGCCCATAGGTTGATGCTGCCCGAACGATCGGAAACAAACACCAGATAGCGACCATCGGGCGAAAAATTCGGATCGGCCTCAATAAACGAATCGTCGGTTAACTTTTTAGGGGTTGGGTTACCAATGTCGAGCCAGTATAGGTCGCCCAAAGCCGAAAACACAATGGCTTTGCCATCGGGCGAAACTACCGGAGCCCGAATACCTTTCACCGGCCTTGACCTAGGGTTATCGAGCAGATAGGTCTTACGGGTGTAGGGTTTACGACTCAGCGCCAGCGTAGCCTGCCAGTTTATTTTTTCGGTCTTCGCCAGATCGGCCGTTTTACGTTTAATAGCCCCATCGGCCGTATACCAGATGGCTCCGTCCTTAGCCACCGTTGGCCGGAACGGAAATACGTCTTCGCCAGTTGCCGAAATGACATTGGGGGTTGCATCGACTTTCAGGTCTTTAATAACCAGCGTGGTTTTGCCAATTTCGGCCGTTTGTGCAATCAGCGACGTGCCATTCAACAACCAGGCCGGTGGTCCCATTGTAGCGGACGTTTTCCAAACTAATGTTTCCTTTCCGCCTTCCAGCACATACAATCCCGAAGCGTCTGGGCGCGTAGCCACATAAGCAATTCGTTTGCCATCGGGCGAGTATGAGGGAGCATATTCATTTCCCAGGTGATCCGTCAACTGGATGAGTTTGCCCGTTTTGAGGATTAGTTCAAACAGGTTATAATTTCCGCCCTTGTCCGACGAAAAAATCAGCTTACTGCCATCGGGCGAATACATCGGTTCACGGTTATCGAACTCACCAGTTGTGTGTTTCTGCAGATCAGAACCATCCGTTTTGACGCTGTAAATATGAAACGTTCCATCCCGAAACGACGAGTAGACAACGCGCTTGCTATCTGGCGACCAGGCTGGCTGACGAGCATCGTCGCGAAAATCGGTCAGGGCGCGAGCAGCCCCTCCCCTGGCCGGAATGAGCCAGATGGTTCCCTGCATATCCATCACGATCGACTGCCCATCGGGCGACAGTGCCGCCGACATGTTGGTTCCTTCCGAAACCGTGATTCGGACCGAATCCGATTGGGCATAAACCGTAGTAACACCTATACACAAGGCATAAAACAGCAGAAATCGGGCAAACTCAAAACAGGTCTTCATTAGAATAGCGAGTTAGCAATTGACTTACATTCACCTATTTCAGGGCTGCAGGTGGATTCAGATAGCGAGCCAGAAACTTGTAGATTTCTTCGCGCGAGTCGCGGGCGAGTTTCGTATCGAGCCGGTTAAAGCTATGCCCACCCGGTGCATCCTGATAAATCTTATACTCGAACTTCTTTTCGTGGGCTTTCAGCGCATTGATCAGCGACTCTACCTCCAGCACGTTGACGTCTTCGTCGTTGGTATTGGTATGAATCAATAGCGGAGTTTTCAGCTTCTGCGCATTCCAGACCGGCGACCGACGACGGTATTCGGCCACATTGTCGGAGGGATCTTTGCCAATGTGCGTTGCAGCCGAAAAAATTGCCCGGTATTGTGGTGTTTTATAACCCAGTCGGGCAATAATATCGCTCACAGGCACGCCCGCATAAGCCACTTTATAGTCTTCGGGATGATCGAAAATATTCATCAGCGAAATCATACCGCCGTGGCTCCAGCCAATAATCCCGACCCGATCGGCATCTACCTGTGGCATAGTTTCGACAGCCCAGCGCTTTCCGGCCAGTACATCGTCGTTTTCGTAATCGCCATAGTCGATCTGGTTGTAAAACCCGCCCCCGTAGCCCACGCTACCGCGATATTCAGGGGCAACGATCAGGTATCCCTGATCGAGGAGTTCGCGGACAATGTGAGCATAAAGTGTACTGAAATCGCCATGAATCCCATCGTGAACGAATACCAGCAATGGCAGTTTCTTTGCCGACGCAAATTTCTTCGGCACAAACGTATAAGCCGGAATTATGACCGGATTGGAAGCCCCCTGTCCCGTCGGATTTTTGATTACATGGGGCGGTTTACTGGCATAGCGAATTTTGTCGATAACGGCAACATCGCCCAGTTTTTGATACCAGAGTAAATCGTCGATGTGTTTAGTGATGGTCTGGTCGGAGTGACGCAGGTTCTCCTCTAATTGCCGAATTCGTTCATTCAGATCGGGAGCCGACGTAGTTGATGCAGGAGCCGTTTGGGCTTTGATACTAAAACCAATGCAAATAAAAAGTAATAAACAATAAAGCCGACGCATAGACAGAGTACAAATTAGAGTCAGTAATAGTAAGAGTAGTGGATATGAACCGATAATTAGAAAAATTCTGCCCGCCTGCTTTCAGGACCAATCCTGTTTGGTTCAGATCAGCCGCTTCAGTTTTAATGTCAGCGAATCCTGCCGGAACCGCCCCCGCATTGTCAGCGTACTATCAGTTACAAATTGGTAACTAACCCGCATTGAATCGACCGATTTGCCCGTTTCGCTCGGAAAATGAACCGTGAGCACCTTAGTAGCTTCATCTACTTTATAATCGCCATGCAGATCTCGTTGCTGAAATTTGTCGGGGTGATACTTGAATAAACAACCGTATCGCCATTCGAAATATACCTTCGACCAGACCGAATCCTGATAGGCCGACGGAATCACAACGCTGTTGTTGCGCCCAAGGCTCTCAACTTTCCAGACACCGTTCAGTTTGGTTGGTTGCTGAAAGCTTTCGCGCAGCGAATTAATACGCCAGAATGCCAGCCCAATTACCAGTAGGCGCACAACTGTCAGGAGCGCCGTACGGATAGTTGTATTAGCGGTTTTCTGATACGACAGAAAGGCGGCTTTGAGTGTATCGTAATCGAGCAGGAGCAGAAAAAACAAGAGGAAAGTATAGTGCAGCGCGTTGTAGTAGGCCAACGGCGAAATGTCGTAGAAATGATCGATCAGGTCGATGTTGATCATAACGGGCAACAACACAACTACCCCCATTAGCTGCGTTCGGCGAAACAGTAGCAAAACACAGCCAAGTACTTGTGTCCAGCCCAGAATATAGGCCATCGTCTGCGAATAGCCGTAGTAGGTCCAGGTTAGCCAGAAACCGTTTAGTTCACCAATAGGTGTTTCCCGAATATACTGGGGTGCCTGAAATTGGGTTTTCAGAATTTTGGCGGCTCCATATCCCGTAATGGAATAGGCGACATAAACCGTGATGATTGTTTGCAACCAAGTGTGCCACTGATTGCCTTTACCAATGCGTTCCCAGCTATAGGTTACAAGAAAACTTATGCCCAACAGGATGGCCAGGGCAATCAGTCGCTTAGCCGAATCGGAGACTACCTCAAACTGCCAGCGCGAAGTAGCCTCCGATAGCTGCGTTAACCCGATAATTACCAGAAACAGGCAAAACGTTTCTGAAAACTTAAGCCAGAAACTGCGGGCGGCAAACATAAAAGAGGAAGGTTATTAAACGCAATTTAAAGTATATAATTTCAAAATACACCAAACAAACTAGTGCAATATTATATTTCTTCAATTATTTATTCTTTATCTTTTGTTTTTCATACACAACAAAAATAGGGTACCCAGAGCTTCTGCTCCAGCTACCCCATCTTCTGCAAAAACAGCTCTGTTAATAGCGTATAGACCAATACGGATTGCGGTGAGCGGTCATGCTTTCGGCAATATGCTGACGAATAATGTTATCATAGGCAGCATCACTAATTTTTTTACCCTTCGTTTTAGGCATCTTCAGCTCGTCGGGAGTAATTTTTTTCAGTGTCACCTTAGTTGCTTCAATCACTACATCGCCATCGTTCAGGTTCAGTTCCAGAATAACACCCGGCAGACCATTGTACCGCTCTGGCCCCGCCGGAACGGGTAAATCCTGCGCAAACCAGGCCGTAATTTTCTGTTTTTTAATGGGGTCTTCGGCTTCGGCTTTCATACAGATGTAGCCAGCTACGTCTTTAATCTGATTGCCTATTTTCCAGGTTGGTGTATGCAGCGAGTCGTCAACTACGTAGGTCTTGCCCAGCATTTCGATGATGTCGAGTTTTCGGTCTTTAGCGAAATCGCGATGGAGTTTGAACTCCGAATGTCGCCAGGAATAACTGCCATCTTCCGTTTCACCCTGCTCATTGGCATACGTATATAAGCTCTCGTTTTCGGTGAAAACCAGTTTCATTTTTTCTTTATACTCGTCGTCGTTTTTCCAGGTTTGCGCAGCCCGGTCTTTTTGCTCCTGACTCAAAAACGTCATTCGGGCAATGATTTTGGTCCAGTATGTTTTACGTTCGTAATTCACAATGCCCTCAGAATTCTGCGCATAGGTCGAAACTGAGATTGCAAAAAAGAGAAATAAGGGAAAGAAGCGGTTCATATCTTTTTCAGATTCGTTTGTGTTAGTCAGTGTTGCGTTTACGGTTTATAGTTTATGGCTGCGCTGCAATAGCATTGCCATGGACCAATTGTCATATCCGGGCGGAGCAACCATAAACCATAGACTATAAACCTAATACCCATCCCGGCGCATTTTTGCAGATACGCCCCGCATGTTATAAGTGAAGCTAAGCATAAAATACCGGGCTAGTGTCTGAATGCGTTCATCCTGCACGTAATTCTGACCAGCATACTGCGACACAACAATGTTGCGGTTCAACATATCGACCGCCGACAATCGAATTTCGGCTTTCTTGGCCTTACCCAGAATACGATATACCGACGCGTTCCAGATGGGTATCTGCTGATGAAATCCGAACCGATCGTTTTTATAAATACGGTAATTCAACGTTGTATTCACATAAAAATCAGCAGGCAGTTTCAGGTTCATTTCGCCCCGGTAATTATTGTTGATAATGGTCTGATTCTGACCCGCATTAATCGAATAGCGCGTGCCGGTTATACCCCAGTTAGCACTTCCGTAGAATGTTAGCCATTCGGTTGGCGTCAGATCC harbors:
- a CDS encoding alpha/beta fold hydrolase gives rise to the protein MRRLYCLLLFICIGFSIKAQTAPASTTSAPDLNERIRQLEENLRHSDQTITKHIDDLLWYQKLGDVAVIDKIRYASKPPHVIKNPTGQGASNPVIIPAYTFVPKKFASAKKLPLLVFVHDGIHGDFSTLYAHIVRELLDQGYLIVAPEYRGSVGYGGGFYNQIDYGDYENDDVLAGKRWAVETMPQVDADRVGIIGWSHGGMISLMNIFDHPEDYKVAYAGVPVSDIIARLGYKTPQYRAIFSAATHIGKDPSDNVAEYRRRSPVWNAQKLKTPLLIHTNTNDEDVNVLEVESLINALKAHEKKFEYKIYQDAPGGHSFNRLDTKLARDSREEIYKFLARYLNPPAALK
- a CDS encoding GLPGLI family protein, encoding MNRFFPLFLFFAISVSTYAQNSEGIVNYERKTYWTKIIARMTFLSQEQKDRAAQTWKNDDEYKEKMKLVFTENESLYTYANEQGETEDGSYSWRHSEFKLHRDFAKDRKLDIIEMLGKTYVVDDSLHTPTWKIGNQIKDVAGYICMKAEAEDPIKKQKITAWFAQDLPVPAGPERYNGLPGVILELNLNDGDVVIEATKVTLKKITPDELKMPKTKGKKISDAAYDNIIRQHIAESMTAHRNPYWSIRY